A single Arcobacter sp. FWKO B DNA region contains:
- a CDS encoding putative nucleotidyltransferase substrate binding domain-containing protein, whose protein sequence is MSLLEQQTFIKGITPFDNLTNLELDEVSKKLDIHYFQKDQFIINESTVEQNLYFVIKGTLQEIDSKTSEVLSVVTAKEFFDPISLIEHRTKNYFKAVEECLLYVLPKEVFLKIVYQNPKLEHFFFQSISQKLSQTNANNQNKELASFMVARVKDAYLQKPLYVDENETIFNTVKFMKSHNLTSILIKNGDGEFGIATDTDFREKVILKRLDFDSSVKQISTFGLKSVDEDDFLFNAQLLMTKYGIKRLIAKNKDGQISGILDQMSLTSFFSSHTYAVANEIDNATTLEELKHASNNFIRIIKSLYAKGVKVRYISKLLNELNIKLFEKIFILLAPNELMEYSALIVLGSEGRSEQILRTDQDNALIIADNCPVSDDEIEKFCTEFTKTLCDFGYPECPGNIMVSNIYWRRRTSDFKELISKWINRKNEDDFMNLAIFIDANCVVGNKQLIDDLKEYVYNKVDRSAVFFTTFASFALLFATPLGIFNDFIVEKKDKMSELDLKKGGIFPIVHGIRALSLEYHIKETNTIDRIKELNNKGVIDKESASEYIEAFNFLLTLRLKTRLTKLDMGQIANNSINPSELSTMDKDMLKDTFKIVNKFKKFLTYHYKLNYV, encoded by the coding sequence ATGAGCCTATTAGAACAACAAACTTTTATCAAAGGGATAACACCCTTTGATAATCTAACAAATCTTGAGCTTGATGAAGTTTCAAAAAAGCTTGATATCCACTATTTTCAAAAAGATCAGTTTATTATAAATGAAAGTACAGTTGAACAAAATTTATATTTTGTAATAAAAGGTACACTTCAAGAAATAGATTCTAAAACGAGTGAAGTACTCTCTGTTGTCACAGCAAAAGAGTTTTTTGATCCAATATCACTTATTGAACACCGCACAAAAAACTATTTTAAAGCTGTTGAAGAGTGTTTATTATATGTTTTGCCAAAAGAGGTTTTTTTAAAAATAGTGTATCAAAATCCAAAGCTTGAGCATTTCTTTTTTCAATCAATTTCACAAAAACTTAGTCAAACTAATGCAAATAATCAAAATAAAGAATTAGCAAGTTTTATGGTTGCTAGAGTAAAAGATGCGTATTTGCAAAAGCCCCTTTATGTGGATGAAAATGAAACGATTTTCAATACTGTTAAGTTTATGAAATCACACAATCTAACATCAATTTTAATCAAAAATGGTGATGGTGAGTTTGGAATAGCAACTGATACAGACTTTAGAGAAAAAGTTATATTAAAAAGACTAGATTTTGATAGTAGTGTAAAACAAATTTCTACTTTTGGACTAAAAAGTGTTGATGAAGATGACTTTTTGTTTAATGCTCAGTTATTGATGACTAAGTATGGAATAAAAAGGCTTATTGCAAAAAATAAAGATGGACAAATAAGTGGGATATTAGACCAAATGTCTTTGACAAGCTTTTTTTCTTCTCATACATATGCAGTAGCTAATGAAATTGATAATGCCACAACTTTAGAAGAGTTAAAGCATGCTAGTAATAACTTTATTAGAATTATAAAATCACTCTATGCAAAAGGGGTTAAGGTAAGATATATATCAAAACTTTTAAATGAGTTAAATATTAAACTTTTTGAAAAAATATTTATACTTTTAGCACCAAATGAGCTTATGGAATACTCAGCACTTATAGTACTTGGTAGTGAAGGAAGAAGTGAGCAGATTTTAAGAACAGATCAAGATAATGCACTTATAATAGCTGATAATTGTCCTGTAAGTGATGATGAAATAGAAAAATTCTGTACAGAATTTACAAAAACATTGTGTGATTTTGGATATCCAGAATGTCCAGGAAATATTATGGTTAGCAATATTTATTGGAGACGAAGAACTAGTGATTTTAAAGAGCTTATTTCTAAGTGGATAAACAGAAAGAATGAAGACGATTTTATGAATTTGGCTATTTTTATAGATGCTAATTGTGTAGTGGGAAATAAACAATTAATTGATGACTTGAAAGAGTATGTATATAATAAAGTTGATCGATCGGCAGTATTTTTTACAACATTTGCATCTTTTGCACTACTTTTTGCTACACCACTTGGTATTTTTAATGATTTTATAGTTGAGAAAAAAGATAAAATGAGTGAATTAGACCTTAAAAAAGGTGGAATTTTCCCTATAGTTCATGGTATTAGAGCTTTATCTTTAGAATATCATATAAAAGAAACAAATACTATAGATAGAATTAAAGAGCTTAATAATAAAGGTGTTATAGATAAAGAATCAGCTAGTGAATATATAGAAGCATTTAACTTTTTATTGACTCTGAGATTAAAAACAAGATTAACTAAACTTGATATGGGTCAGATCGCTAATAATAGTATAAATCCAAGCGAATTGAGTACTATGGATAAAGATATGTTAAAAGATACTTTTAAAATAGTAAATAAGTTTAAGAAATTTCTTACATACCACTATAAGCTAAATTATGTTTAA
- a CDS encoding PIN domain-containing protein has protein sequence MILLDANYILRFLLKDNIEMYEIVKDTIVSNDCSVLNEVFAEVIFVLLKVYKIKKDDISSSLQQFLGFDNIIMSDKQVILQSLEIFVNKNLDFIDCVLCAKSKEYKIKTFDKQLQKCINSKNN, from the coding sequence ATGATACTTTTAGATGCAAATTATATACTTAGGTTTCTTTTAAAAGATAATATTGAAATGTATGAAATTGTAAAAGATACTATTGTTTCTAATGATTGTTCTGTATTAAATGAAGTTTTTGCCGAGGTAATTTTTGTATTACTAAAAGTTTATAAAATAAAAAAGGATGATATTTCAAGTTCTTTACAACAGTTTTTAGGATTTGATAATATTATCATGAGTGATAAACAAGTCATATTACAATCATTAGAAATATTTGTGAACAAAAATCTTGATTTTATTGACTGTGTACTTTGTGCTAAGTCTAAAGAATATAAAATAAAGACCTTCGATAAACAACTCCAAAAATGTATTAACTCCAAAAACAACTGA
- a CDS encoding TIGR02757 family protein produces MNIKELLEIESNTRNCEFELSLDKPDPLIVAKKYNDEFISLICACFAYGKASKIVEFLSSLDFSLLDRSEDTIKKEFEGFYYRFQNSQDIQTFFIAIKRLKGIDSLENIFYEGYRHDNNVLEGIDHIIQKIYEQSDGLASHGYTFLVSNPFKRDKKGVIKEIGNAPYKRWNMFLRWMVRNDCLDMGLWTKVDKKDLILPLDTHTFAVSKNLGLLTRDTYDLKSALLITDKLREFDENDPIKYDFALYRIGQEKILLGK; encoded by the coding sequence ATGAATATAAAAGAATTACTTGAAATTGAATCAAATACAAGAAATTGTGAGTTTGAATTAAGCCTTGATAAGCCAGATCCATTGATAGTAGCAAAGAAATATAATGATGAGTTTATATCTTTGATCTGTGCTTGTTTTGCCTATGGCAAGGCTTCAAAAATTGTTGAATTTTTATCAAGTTTGGATTTTTCCTTACTTGATAGGAGTGAAGATACTATAAAAAAAGAGTTTGAGGGGTTTTATTATCGTTTTCAAAATAGCCAAGATATACAAACATTTTTTATAGCTATTAAGCGACTTAAAGGTATCGATTCGCTTGAAAATATTTTTTATGAAGGATATAGACACGATAATAATGTCCTAGAAGGTATAGACCACATTATCCAAAAAATATATGAGCAAAGTGATGGACTAGCATCTCATGGATATACTTTTTTAGTAAGCAATCCGTTCAAAAGGGATAAAAAAGGCGTTATTAAAGAAATAGGCAATGCCCCATACAAAAGATGGAATATGTTTCTAAGATGGATGGTAAGAAATGATTGCCTTGATATGGGGCTTTGGACAAAAGTGGACAAAAAAGATTTGATTTTGCCTCTTGATACGCATACATTTGCAGTATCCAAAAATCTAGGACTACTTACAAGAGATACATATGACCTCAAATCAGCACTTCTGATAACAGACAAGCTAAGAGAGTTTGATGAAAACGACCCTATAAAATATGATTTTGCATTGTATAGGATAGGACAGGAGAAGATTTTATTAGGTAAATAA
- the dapE gene encoding succinyl-diaminopimelate desuccinylase has product MTLLELFIKLLKFKSVTPDDAGTYDFLDSYLDGFECIKLDMEGVKNRLYFKKFGTSDRHLCFAGHVDVVPAGNGWEGDPYEPIIKDDIIIARGTQDMKSGVAAFCHAVKNTKKFDGIISILLTSDEEGDAKYGTIEMLKHLKEINFLPDFAIVAEPTCEEVFGDAIKVGRRGSINGVVVLKGVQGHAAYPNKCINPVELIAPILPQIAGIDLDSGDEYFAPSKLVVTDIRAGMEVTNVTPSELKMMFNVRNSTKTDIHTIESFINEKFKGLDFSLKLSQSAKPFVTNKESLIVKSLQTSIKNITKIDTKLSTAGGTSDARFFGEFGIDTVEFGVINDTIHSVNERTNISQVESLARIFEDLIKRF; this is encoded by the coding sequence ATGACACTATTAGAACTATTTATAAAATTACTAAAATTCAAATCAGTTACCCCTGATGATGCGGGTACTTATGATTTTTTGGACTCTTATTTGGATGGGTTTGAATGTATCAAGCTTGATATGGAGGGTGTGAAAAATAGACTTTATTTCAAAAAATTTGGTACAAGCGATAGACATTTATGTTTTGCTGGGCATGTAGATGTGGTTCCTGCTGGAAATGGTTGGGAGGGTGATCCATATGAACCTATCATAAAAGATGATATTATCATAGCTAGAGGGACGCAAGATATGAAAAGTGGTGTGGCGGCTTTTTGTCATGCTGTAAAAAATACAAAAAAGTTTGATGGAATTATCTCTATTTTGCTGACAAGTGATGAAGAGGGTGATGCGAAATATGGAACTATTGAGATGTTAAAACATCTAAAAGAGATAAATTTCTTGCCAGATTTTGCAATAGTTGCAGAGCCTACTTGTGAAGAGGTTTTTGGTGATGCTATCAAGGTAGGAAGAAGAGGCTCTATTAATGGTGTGGTTGTTCTAAAAGGGGTACAAGGACATGCCGCTTATCCAAACAAATGTATAAATCCAGTTGAGCTTATAGCTCCAATTTTACCTCAAATTGCAGGAATTGACCTAGATAGTGGTGATGAATATTTTGCACCTAGTAAGCTTGTGGTTACAGATATAAGAGCAGGTATGGAGGTGACAAATGTTACACCATCAGAGCTTAAGATGATGTTTAATGTGCGAAATTCTACAAAAACAGATATTCATACAATAGAAAGCTTTATCAATGAGAAGTTTAAAGGGCTTGATTTTAGCCTCAAACTATCTCAAAGTGCAAAACCTTTTGTTACAAATAAAGAGTCTTTGATAGTGAAATCTTTGCAAACATCAATCAAAAATATCACAAAAATTGATACAAAGCTAAGTACAGCAGGTGGGACTAGTGATGCAAGGTTTTTTGGTGAGTTTGGTATAGATACGGTTGAGTTTGGTGTAATAAATGATACTATTCACTCTGTAAATGAACGAACAAATATCTCACAAGTTGAATCTTTGGCTAGAATATTTGAGGATTTGATTAAGAGGTTTTAA
- a CDS encoding HlyD family type I secretion periplasmic adaptor subunit produces the protein MTKTSSNVIDDKLTKSFRFQNRELLDNYVILAITDIDGIIKHVSTNLCQVFGYKNSELLDKPYSFLISKDSIKTFEIQFNDAKVNKSIWKGEMKHSSNSQNVIWTDTIITPLFDDDHQLVGFILASNDITQEKKLKKINEENLLTKKYDKGILEFMPSLSAAVLLKNASSLHKVLWMISFTVIVSLIWAYFSKVDDIVKTTGKIITTTNIQTISTIYSGTLEEIFVREGAVVKKGDILFQMSVDDFKSEYEKKFLEHLAAKARSHRLEAEAEERNIFVDPEIIQLNKTIMDNEVMLFESNKRKLVTTIKILQEKLIQKENELKENENKLIILKNNHLLLSKEIDIKKSLVKDRIISEVDFLQLQRRYNDTDLELKKTQAAIPSIKSSIQELYKNIEEAKEKYRNDAKVEIVKVYSEIQKLNEDLNLLKDKIEKSAIKSPSDGVVNLITVKTKGEAISPGRVLMEIIPETEFVLAEVKVSPAEIGFLYIGQSVRVKLHAYDFSLYGGLMGEINYISADTIMDENTKAEHYIIHIKSMQKYVGDNENLIIRPGMTADADIITGKKTILDYILRPVLKTLQI, from the coding sequence GTGACTAAAACTTCAAGCAATGTTATAGATGACAAATTAACCAAAAGCTTTAGATTTCAAAACAGAGAATTGCTTGATAATTATGTTATTTTGGCAATAACTGATATTGATGGTATCATAAAACATGTAAGTACCAATTTATGTCAAGTATTTGGATATAAGAATTCTGAGCTATTGGACAAGCCGTACTCATTTTTAATATCAAAAGATTCAATCAAAACATTTGAAATACAATTTAATGATGCAAAAGTAAACAAAAGTATATGGAAAGGTGAGATGAAACACTCATCTAATAGTCAAAATGTAATTTGGACAGATACTATTATTACGCCATTATTTGATGATGACCATCAATTAGTTGGTTTTATACTTGCTAGTAATGACATTACTCAAGAAAAAAAATTAAAAAAAATCAATGAAGAAAATCTTTTAACAAAAAAATATGACAAAGGTATTTTAGAATTTATGCCAAGCTTAAGTGCAGCAGTGCTACTTAAAAATGCCAGCAGTTTACACAAAGTATTATGGATGATATCTTTTACAGTTATAGTTTCATTAATATGGGCATATTTCTCAAAAGTTGATGATATTGTTAAAACAACTGGTAAAATTATAACAACTACAAATATACAAACAATTTCAACTATTTACTCAGGTACATTAGAAGAAATCTTTGTAAGAGAAGGTGCTGTTGTTAAAAAAGGAGATATATTATTTCAAATGTCAGTTGATGATTTCAAATCAGAGTATGAAAAGAAATTTTTGGAACATTTAGCTGCAAAGGCTAGAAGCCATAGATTAGAAGCCGAAGCTGAAGAAAGAAATATTTTTGTTGATCCTGAAATAATACAGTTAAACAAAACAATTATGGATAATGAAGTTATGCTTTTTGAAAGCAATAAACGAAAACTTGTTACAACTATCAAAATTTTACAAGAAAAACTAATACAAAAAGAAAACGAATTAAAAGAAAATGAAAACAAACTCATTATTTTGAAAAACAATCATTTACTGTTATCAAAGGAAATTGATATAAAAAAATCACTTGTAAAAGATAGAATTATCTCAGAAGTAGATTTTTTACAATTACAAAGACGATATAATGATACAGACCTTGAACTAAAAAAAACTCAAGCAGCAATTCCTAGTATCAAATCTTCTATTCAAGAGTTATACAAAAATATAGAAGAAGCAAAAGAAAAGTATAGAAATGATGCAAAGGTTGAGATAGTAAAAGTATATTCAGAAATTCAAAAACTAAATGAGGATTTAAATCTATTAAAAGATAAAATAGAAAAATCAGCCATAAAATCACCTTCAGATGGTGTAGTCAATTTAATTACAGTAAAAACAAAAGGTGAAGCAATATCTCCTGGACGAGTCTTAATGGAGATTATCCCAGAAACTGAATTTGTACTAGCTGAAGTAAAAGTTTCTCCAGCTGAAATTGGATTTTTATATATAGGACAAAGTGTTAGGGTAAAACTTCATGCTTATGACTTTAGTTTATATGGTGGATTAATGGGTGAAATAAATTATATATCAGCTGATACAATTATGGATGAGAATACAAAAGCAGAGCACTACATAATACACATTAAATCAATGCAAAAATATGTTGGTGATAATGAAAATTTAATAATACGACCTGGTATGACAGCAGATGCTGATATAATTACAGGTAAAAAAACTATATTAGATTATATTTTGCGACCTGTTTTAAAAACACTTCAAATCTAA
- a CDS encoding TolC family protein, producing MKIFLIIMLFISSLFGFTLKEGFERTLQKDPEVQVRLNELKKIKYDIDIAKGLKYPSVDFRGTLETSKKTSNSRTPKSGEHTNSDEYSLNIRQPIYDGLEASYEAKLQNSRYLSAEYYLKEAQNLLALRYTESYINVLKTKDLLSASSESYQISEDIYNKITRKVQRGFGTKLEFESSKASLEESSVNLAIDKLNYNDAIATLRNHIQTKFDVNELVKPSFSYSVPNSEEEALDYALLYHPSMLVALTNVDVAISEYKRDLKAFQPNVNLVGQYKLNDSMYKEDNSIVSNEYKMGIELAYNLYNGGKDIAKKKKSLEYISEKRIYIDKSSQQISNRLALAWNSYTINQEKLRRLSDFLKTRQLVLDATIDEFDLGTKDLTSVLDAHSDYISTKRNTIVATYDLLYAHYRVLEAIGVLSDEILIDKRDKIWNNESNNIENLFKDVSKYLEQNYSVLEKSKANVSLEIEVLPLVENEVSYEYLDESSVNDINTTTTEVIQENIDSFKDRFLGAPTTKYTINLANSGSIDEVNSFLLRNGLQNDAFGFAFGADKTIYKIMYGIFDTFEEASTALEKLPPEAKASMPRVEIIALKQNLYRKYNSN from the coding sequence ATGAAAATATTTTTAATTATTATGTTATTTATTTCTTCTCTTTTTGGTTTTACACTCAAGGAGGGCTTTGAAAGAACTTTACAAAAAGATCCAGAAGTACAAGTAAGACTTAATGAACTTAAAAAAATTAAGTATGATATTGATATTGCAAAAGGTTTAAAATATCCAAGTGTTGATTTTAGAGGTACTTTAGAAACATCAAAAAAAACTTCAAATTCTCGTACTCCTAAAAGTGGAGAACATACAAACTCAGATGAATATTCATTAAATATTAGACAACCTATTTATGATGGATTAGAGGCTAGTTATGAAGCAAAACTGCAAAATAGTAGATATTTAAGTGCTGAATATTATCTTAAAGAGGCTCAAAATTTATTAGCGTTGAGATATACTGAGAGTTATATAAATGTTTTAAAAACAAAAGATTTACTAAGTGCTTCAAGCGAGTCTTATCAAATCAGTGAAGATATTTATAATAAAATTACTAGAAAAGTACAAAGAGGTTTTGGTACCAAGTTAGAATTTGAAAGTTCAAAGGCTAGCCTTGAAGAAAGTAGTGTAAATTTAGCTATAGATAAGTTAAATTATAATGATGCTATAGCCACATTAAGAAATCATATTCAGACAAAATTTGATGTAAATGAGCTTGTTAAGCCTTCATTTTCATACAGTGTTCCAAATAGTGAAGAAGAGGCTTTGGATTATGCCCTTTTGTATCATCCATCAATGCTAGTTGCTTTAACAAATGTTGATGTAGCTATAAGTGAATACAAAAGGGATTTGAAAGCATTTCAGCCAAATGTTAATTTGGTTGGTCAATATAAACTAAATGATTCTATGTATAAAGAAGATAACTCTATAGTTTCCAATGAATATAAAATGGGTATAGAATTAGCATACAACTTATATAATGGTGGAAAAGATATTGCTAAAAAGAAAAAATCACTTGAATATATAAGTGAAAAAAGAATTTATATCGATAAAAGTTCTCAACAGATATCAAATAGACTTGCACTTGCTTGGAATAGCTACACAATTAATCAAGAAAAACTTAGAAGATTAAGTGATTTTCTTAAGACTAGACAACTTGTTTTGGATGCAACAATTGATGAGTTTGATTTGGGAACAAAAGATTTGACAAGTGTACTAGATGCTCATAGTGATTATATTTCTACTAAGAGAAATACTATTGTAGCAACATATGATTTATTGTATGCACATTATAGAGTTCTTGAGGCTATTGGGGTATTGTCTGATGAGATTTTAATAGATAAAAGAGATAAAATCTGGAACAATGAATCAAATAATATTGAGAATTTATTTAAAGATGTGAGTAAATATTTAGAACAAAACTATAGTGTTTTGGAAAAATCAAAAGCAAATGTAAGTTTGGAAATTGAAGTGTTGCCTTTAGTTGAAAATGAGGTTTCATATGAGTATTTAGATGAATCATCGGTTAATGACATAAATACTACTACAACAGAAGTTATTCAAGAAAATATAGATTCTTTTAAAGATAGATTTTTAGGTGCACCTACTACAAAATATACAATAAATCTTGCAAATTCTGGTTCTATTGATGAGGTTAATAGCTTTTTATTAAGAAATGGTTTGCAAAATGATGCTTTTGGTTTTGCATTTGGAGCCGATAAGACTATATACAAAATCATGTATGGTATTTTTGATACATTTGAAGAAGCAAGTACTGCATTAGAAAAATTACCTCCTGAGGCAAAAGCAAGTATGCCAAGAGTTGAGATTATAGCTCTTAAGCAAAATCTATATAGAAAATATAATTCCAATTAA
- a CDS encoding 3'-5' exonuclease, with the protein MFKFIIDYLNKKGLKDPNYAYLLQDYDGDEFVCFDCETTGLNPKVDDIISIGAIKIKGNKLLTSQKFERFIKPKTKLASDSIKVHMIRECDLIDAKDINDVIVEFMEFVGNRPLIGYYIEFDMAMVNKYIKPKIGIKLPNKQIEVSAIYYDQKIGLIPQGNVDLRFDSIMKDLGLPRLGKHDAINDAIMTAMMFVKLNRKSL; encoded by the coding sequence ATGTTTAAATTTATAATAGATTACTTAAATAAAAAGGGGTTAAAAGATCCTAATTATGCCTATTTATTGCAAGATTATGATGGTGATGAATTTGTTTGTTTTGATTGTGAGACTACAGGGCTTAATCCAAAAGTAGATGATATAATATCTATCGGGGCTATTAAAATAAAAGGAAACAAGCTTCTTACTAGTCAAAAATTTGAAAGATTTATCAAACCAAAGACAAAACTTGCAAGTGATAGTATAAAAGTACATATGATAAGGGAATGTGACTTAATTGATGCAAAAGATATTAATGATGTTATAGTTGAGTTTATGGAGTTTGTTGGCAATCGTCCACTTATTGGATATTATATTGAGTTTGATATGGCAATGGTAAACAAATACATCAAACCAAAAATAGGGATAAAACTACCAAATAAACAAATAGAAGTTTCAGCTATTTATTATGACCAAAAAATAGGACTAATTCCTCAAGGCAATGTGGATTTGAGATTTGATTCTATTATGAAAGATTTAGGCTTACCTCGTCTTGGAAAACACGATGCTATCAATGACGCTATAATGACTGCTATGATGTTCGTGAAGCTAAATCGTAAGTCGTTGTGA
- a CDS encoding NYN domain-containing protein, giving the protein MSDKEMKLAILIDADNTSHNVISPLLDEISKYGTPTVKRIYGDWTENQLSGWKPILLQKSIIPIQQFAYTSGKNSTDIAMIIDAMDLLYTHNYDGFCLVSSDSDFTRLASRIRESGIKVFGFGRQNTPISFVSACDKFIYIETIEKQRSVKDDDKLYEELSEVDFCAPMDKEKLKLVFTKIVNDLSDEDGWARLDSVGTQIHKIMPQFDVRSYEMGKLSQLLTSLELFEFKKRKTKQHKTKELFVRLID; this is encoded by the coding sequence ATGAGCGACAAAGAGATGAAACTAGCAATATTAATAGATGCAGACAATACATCACATAATGTTATTTCACCATTACTTGATGAGATATCAAAATATGGCACCCCAACCGTAAAAAGAATATATGGTGACTGGACTGAAAATCAACTAAGTGGTTGGAAACCTATTTTACTTCAAAAATCAATTATTCCAATACAACAATTTGCATATACAAGCGGTAAAAATTCTACAGATATTGCGATGATAATAGATGCTATGGATTTATTATATACACATAATTATGATGGCTTTTGTTTGGTATCAAGTGATAGTGATTTTACTAGACTTGCTTCAAGGATAAGAGAATCTGGTATTAAAGTTTTTGGATTTGGAAGACAAAATACTCCTATTTCTTTTGTAAGTGCATGTGATAAATTTATATATATTGAAACTATAGAAAAACAAAGAAGTGTAAAAGATGATGATAAGCTATATGAAGAGTTATCTGAAGTTGATTTTTGTGCACCTATGGATAAAGAAAAACTTAAACTTGTATTTACAAAAATTGTAAATGACTTAAGCGATGAAGATGGCTGGGCAAGATTGGATAGTGTTGGCACACAAATACACAAAATTATGCCTCAATTTGATGTAAGAAGCTACGAAATGGGAAAACTTAGTCAGCTTCTTACTTCACTTGAATTATTTGAATTCAAAAAAAGAAAAACAAAGCAACATAAGACAAAAGAGCTTTTTGTAAGGCTCATTGACTAG
- a CDS encoding nitroreductase family protein, which yields MTFDDLKDLMQKNRCYRVFDASYEIPQSDLVDLIEIARISSSARNTQPLRYKIVDKNPLKTEIFKPLRWAANLSWDGPSLEEMPTAFIIVCKDVNLGEFAMVDAGIAMANIMLAIKAKGLDGCMLASIDKQKYKELLNLDDTIEPMFAIALGKAKQNVILKDDIQTTYYKDELGNHIVPKLPLKKVLL from the coding sequence ATGACATTTGATGATTTAAAAGATTTGATGCAAAAAAATAGATGTTATAGGGTATTTGATGCTTCATATGAAATACCACAAAGTGATTTGGTAGATTTGATAGAAATAGCAAGAATTAGTTCAAGTGCACGAAATACTCAACCATTAAGATATAAAATAGTAGATAAAAATCCTTTAAAAACAGAAATTTTCAAACCTCTTAGATGGGCAGCAAACTTATCTTGGGATGGACCTAGCTTAGAAGAAATGCCAACAGCCTTTATTATAGTTTGTAAAGATGTGAATCTTGGTGAATTTGCTATGGTTGATGCTGGAATTGCTATGGCAAATATTATGCTTGCTATCAAAGCTAAAGGGCTTGATGGATGTATGCTTGCTTCTATTGATAAACAAAAATATAAAGAACTGTTAAATTTAGATGACACTATAGAACCAATGTTTGCAATAGCATTAGGCAAAGCTAAACAAAATGTTATTTTAAAAGATGATATTCAAACAACATACTATAAAGATGAACTAGGCAATCATATAGTGCCGAAACTACCACTAAAAAAGGTTTTACTATGA
- a CDS encoding response regulator transcription factor, whose protein sequence is MKVIVYSKSNFVSNELKQNSLFTNSLLELDNLNDMLKIIKEVKEDTVIVLHHIDDFPADTTTITNVAKNNPQLFLIALSNIPENIQGCRLLQMGYKSYLHSFSNIDILKSAIDSVASGNIYVYPKLMEFLVSQVPSSKLNEKKLDSLTKKELEVLELVAKGYSNSKIATSLDIAEITVKKHISSMFEKLCVSDRLSLALILK, encoded by the coding sequence ATGAAAGTAATAGTATATTCAAAATCAAACTTCGTTTCAAATGAGTTGAAACAAAATAGTTTATTTACTAATAGTTTATTAGAACTTGACAACTTGAATGATATGTTAAAAATTATAAAAGAAGTTAAAGAAGATACAGTTATTGTATTGCATCATATAGATGATTTTCCAGCAGATACAACTACTATTACAAATGTTGCAAAAAACAACCCACAATTATTTTTAATTGCATTATCAAATATACCTGAAAATATACAAGGATGTAGATTATTACAAATGGGATATAAAAGTTATTTACATTCATTTTCAAATATAGATATACTAAAAAGTGCTATAGATTCAGTAGCAAGTGGAAATATATATGTTTACCCTAAACTAATGGAATTTTTAGTTTCACAAGTACCTAGCTCTAAATTAAATGAAAAAAAACTTGACTCCCTTACGAAAAAAGAATTAGAAGTATTAGAATTAGTTGCAAAAGGTTATAGCAACTCAAAAATTGCAACTAGTCTTGATATAGCTGAAATTACAGTAAAAAAACATATAAGCTCAATGTTTGAAAAGCTATGTGTAAGCGATAGGCTATCACTAGCGTTAATATTAAAATAA